In the Quercus lobata isolate SW786 chromosome 5, ValleyOak3.0 Primary Assembly, whole genome shotgun sequence genome, one interval contains:
- the LOC115992418 gene encoding uncharacterized protein LOC115992418 has product MGGHSLVEISLKWLEGLSSGKICKEVETITMEGLKVVHGQKGFIRCHFLVPSRLADKDGNWHVGAMATLIDNVGAATIFSSIGLVKASVELNISYYSTAKIQEEVEIEAKVVADKEILTSVVVEVRKKDNGELIALGKQWMATLTLKVKLGEMSKL; this is encoded by the exons ATGGGAGGCCATAGTTTGGTGGAGATATCCCTGAAATGGCTTGAAGGTTTGTCAAGTGGTAAGATTTGTAAAGAGGTTGAGACCATAACTATGGAGGGCCTCAAGGTCGTCCATGGTCAAAAGGGTTTTATTCGATGCCATTTTCTTGTCCCCAGTCGCCTTGCA GATAAAGATGGGAATTGGCATGTGGGTGCTATGGCAACTTTAATCGACAACGTTGGTGCTGCCACCATATTCTCCTCAATTGGTCTGGTCAAAGCTTCCGTAGAGCTCAATATCTCATATTACTCCACGGCTAAGATACAA GAAGAGGTTGAGATAGAAGCGAAGGTTGTGGCGGACAAAGAAATATTAACATCTGTGGTGGTGGAGGTCAGAAAGAAAGATAATGGAGAACTAATTGCTTTGGGTAAGCAATGGATGGCCACACTCACACTAAAGGTTAAACTTGGTGAAATGAGCAAGCTTTGA